The Mycolicibacterium aromaticivorans JS19b1 = JCM 16368 DNA segment CGATCTCCGCGCAGCGCTTGTTGCTGTCTGCGGAACAGACTACGGAATACGTAGTGCCACATGGATTTCACGGTTCACCGACGCAACTCGCCAAGCCGCGACCTACCGAACCGGCCGCGTACTGTTGGCCGGCGACGCCGCGCACATCCATTTCCCGATCGGTGGGCAAGGCCTCAACACCGGGATCCAGGACGCGGTCAACCTGGGCTGGAAGTTGGCGCAAGTCGTGCGCGGGTTATCCGGTGAGGAACTCCTCGACAGCTATCACGCTGAGCGGCATCCCGTCGGCGCCCGAGTGCTGCACAACACCATGGCCCAAACCGCGCTCAATGGGCCCGGGGAACGCACCGATGCCCTTCGGGACACCGTTGCCGAGCTGCTCGCCCTGCACGAAACCCGCACCCGGATAGCCGCCATGATGTGCGGCCTGGACATCCACTACAACCTCGGCGATGGACACCCGCTGCTCGGCCGCCGCATCCCAGACCTCGACCTGCAGACTCCCTCCGGCCCGACTCGCTTGTTCACCTTCCTACACCAGGCCCGCGGTGTACTCCTGAAATTTGGTGGCCTGCCATGGGATTTTGACATCACGCCCTGGTCGGACCGGGTGTCAATGTTCGATGTGTACTACAACGGCACGTGGCAGCTCCCAGTCTTCGGCAACGTGGCCGCACCGACTGCAGTACTGGTCCGACCCGATGGCTACGTCGCCTGGGTGGCAGAAGGCTCGACCGCGGGATTATCGAATGCACTTGACACGTGGTTCACCTAACTGACCTGCGTCCACAGCGCCGGCTACGAGACGCCCCAACCTGATCGGCTTGTCCTGCTGATCCATCGGCAAAGTTCAGGTTCCCAATGGCCTGCGGCGGCGCCCACATCATCCGCGATCGAAAGCGCGGTTCAGCGTCCGCCCCTTTTGACCGGAATTTCACCAGGGCAAAGGATGTTGGATTTGTTCCCGCAGAATGTCGCCGTGGCCGGCGTGACGCGCGAGGTCTTCGATCGCGAGAAGGTAGATAAATCGCAGATTGATGTTGCCGAGGTGGGGGTGTGTTCGGACCTCATCGAGATCAAATTTGGCAGCGATGACGCGGGAACGCTCGCTGGCAGTCTCAAATTCTGCGATCACGTCGGCCACGGTTTCTCCGTCCTCGACGAGGAAGCTGGTATCCCCGGCTGTCGTACCTCCGCCGCATTCGTGTTTGGGCACCCCACCCAAGATGTGCTGAAACCAGATCCGTTCAGCGACGGCAGCGTGCTTGAGCAATCCGATCGGGGTGGTCATCGACGCGACGCAGCGCCGTCGGGCGTCAGCATTTGAGAGTCCCCGCACCGTGTTGACTAGTTCGGCCCGATTCCGGTCGAGGGCGCTCTCCACTAGCCGGCGTTCAGCCCCGGTGGTGGTTTGGGGTATCGACCATGTTGTCACTGTGGGCTCCATTTCTGTTGGGGTGAAACATCTAAAATGTCTGCGGTACCTGATATCTGAGGATTCGAGTTGCACGGCATACAGCCCATAAGTCGAAGACTTTCAACCCACGGAGCGCCGAAAGAGTCGGCAGTCCGGCGAGAACGTGTGAGAGAGCCGGAAGCGGGCTAGTTGCGCTGCGCTAGCTGACCGGCAATTTGGGCGACGACTCAATAGTCGGAACAACGGACGATGGCGTGCTTGGCCCAAGCTATGTAGCCCAAGCTACCAGTTCGCGACCTGTTGGCGGGTCTTGTGTTGCGAACGCGCTCATCTGGCGTTCTCTTCATCACCGACGCCGACGACCCTGGACACAGCGTCACATGAGGTCGAAACGGTCATTCTGTGCGCCCGCGAAGGACTCCGTCCCATGACGAAGGCATCCGGGTAGATTTTCTTTGCGATTCAAGGACGTTGCAACGCTCGGGTATTCGGACGGGCGCGGTCTAAGCCCTCGCCATTTCCTTTCTGCGAAGCCGTATTCGGCGTGTTGTCCAGAAGAATTGCTTCGGGTCGGAGCATTAGTAGTCACTGGTGATGGGTACGGGTGTCACAGCGATATCGAAGATTGCATCGCGGATGCCCACTGCTACAGCGCCACTCATCCAGGCAACACCGATCAAGCACAGCGCCAAGGTGATGCGCACCAGGTGCAGGGATTGTTGGGACTGGGAAATCTGAGTCGTCGGACTCAGATCGACCACCTCGGCCGGCTCCAACGTCTCGAACACCGATGGCGCGGTGAGGTCGTCGGGCCCCAGTGGCAATGTGAGATCTACCGGCAGCGGCGGCGGGGTCAGGGGCCACCAACTGGCCGATCCGTCAACGGCCAACCAGCCGTTAAGAATTCCGTAGATGCCTGCGGCGGCGAAGGTCGCTGGGATTTGGGCCAGCACATACGGTGCGATGACGGTGGCGGCCAGAGTGTCGTCGGGGCTGTAGAGCAGTGCTGTGATGGTTCCGATGCCCACCGCTGTGCTCAGCAGCGCCGGAATCGGGTAGGCGCGCAGACGCTCGGGAATGAATCGCAGCGTGTACTCGTACAGCAGCCGGCCGGCCAGCCAGCCAATGGGGGTGAGCACCGCGCAGACCCCAATCACGATGCGCTCGAGAATGATCTCCACCGTCGAGCCTCGACGGGCCCAGTGCGGGTGCATCACGTTGTCGTCGTAGGGACTTGGCCGTGCACCCGCCGCCAAGCGGATGCGCTTGCGGATCTGGCGGTTGAGCAGCTCGGCGCGGCGTTTCTGGACGTTCCAGATGCCGGCGTGCTCGGCGATCCATTCGCGACGAAGCTCGTCGTACCGATCAGGCATCACGTGACCCATTGCATGTTCCCCTGTTGTTGATTTTGTTTTTTTCTGCCAAACTCGACAGGCATAGGCCGAGCGTAGCCGCTGGTACACAAAATGTCGCCAGTCAGTTGAGGGGAGAGGTCCACACCATGGCTCTACTCGCGTTGAGCGGCATATCCGTGCTGTTCATAGCGCTTTTAGCGGCGGGACTGTGCCTGGGCGGCACGAGCTCCGCGGTCGCACCGACGCGGACCGCACGAGCGCCCATCGGCATGCCGGTCGCCAGCGAAAATAAGCAGTACGCGAACATCCCCCTTTTAGTTACCGGTGTTCACCCGGTGATGTCCTCGGCAGCTTGCTGGCCCGGGGTATGGGTGGGTCCCGCGCCCGTCGTCCACGCCCATCCCGCAGCCTCGCCTGCACCCGCACTAATGCAGCGCCGCCACCCGAGCACCGTCGCGGCCCGCGTGATCTCGCATCGGGTCCTGCGATGAGTGCCGACGAGCTGATGTCTGACGAGGAGTGGGTCCGTGGACTGCACGGCTCCGGCACCGACACCGCCTACGACACCGGGGGCGACTCCGACCTAGCTGAGGTCGATGTGGCCGCGCTGATGGCCGACGACGACGATCCCTCGACCGGTCCGGTCGATCTGGATTCTGACCGCGATGAGGCTGACGGGGATCAGAAGCCCGCGCGTTTCGACCACAAGCTTTTGTGGGGCTTTGGCGGCGTAGTGGCTGCGGCTGTAGTCGCCGCGCTGGTGGGTGCCGTCGCGTTCTACTCCACCGACGCACCCGAGCCGACCCGCCCGGGCGGATCGCTGAGTGAGCCGCAGGCGGTAGCGGTCGCGAAGGCACCACCGTCGCCTGCCCCTGCGGCGGGTCCCGGTGTGGACCGGCCGTTGCCCTATACCGCCGACGCCCAGAACAGCTGCGCCGAAGGCTCCACGCCTGCGCAGACGATGTCGGGGATGGATCCCCATAACGCGTTCGTGTGCGTGCGGGCAGGCGGCGACGGGCAGGTCATCACCATCGACCTGGGGCGAACCTACGTGCTGACGGCCTTCTCATTGACCCCCGGTTGGGTGGGCCAAGACGCCAGTGGCGTCTCGCAGTGGTCGCAGCACCGGGTGGTGACCATCGTCCAGTGGAGCTTTCCCGATGATCCGAGCCTCCCACCGGTGATGCAGAACACCCAGAACGTTCACGGCGAGGCGGTGCAACCGATCAAACGTGTTCTCGCATCGCGGATTCAGATGTTAATTCGGTATACCTCGCGCCCTCCGGCCAATCCGGTCGCGACGCCGACACCGGCCCCCGGCGGGGGATTGACCAGCGTGTTCGGTGATTCGGCTCCCAGCGTCGCCCCACCGCCGGCGACGGACCCGGTTACGGGGTCGAGCAGCGACGGGTCCGATCCGGTCGACGCCACCTTCGCCATCAGCGCATTGAAGATAATCGGACACGAGGCGGTGTGACGCAGATGAACGACCACTCTGACGAGTACCTCATCCCTCCGACCATGCGGTCCGACCCCGATACTCGGCGGCGGCAGATCAGCCAACTCCTCCATGTCCTCGCCCCAACGGCGGCGTTGTGTGTCGTGCTCACCGCAGGCCCAGACATGATGGCTGCATCCCCCGCCGCATGGGCCAAAGGCCCGTGGAATCTCGTGCTGGCCATAGGGTTTGGCGTCCTCGTCTGGGATATGCGAGCACTGTGGCTCCGTCGTCGCGCCCGGCGCGCCCCGGCGACCCTCCCTGTTCATTCAATCGGGCACGCGTTCCGCTTCGCCGAGGACGCCTTGGGCGTCCGCGCTTGGCCTTCGGGTCGCGGCGACTACGTCGGCCACCGGAGCGCCGCGGAGATCGACCGCGACACCAGCGGAGTGTGGGCGTCCTACGCCGTGCAGCCGCTCGCGGCGTTGGCGTGCGCAGCATCTCAGCCACGAAAGGACGGCGCGATGGAATGGCTGGTGCACACGGTCACCCGCCTGTCCTGCGCCGACTCCGACGACGCCTGGCGGGACGCCGCGCACGCCGTCGCCGCCACTACAGACCCGACGATGCGCGCATCGTTCTTTCGGACCATGAATATGGAGCACCGTCAACGGCAGTCCGTCGCTCTGGTGATGCGTGACGCCGTGCTCGGTGTGAACGAGCTGGTGGTCCAGCGATGAAGCTCAATCGGACCTGGACCGGGCGGGTGTCGACGACGTCATCGGCGCTGCGACGCTACGGGACGATCGCGCTGATCGTGCTGGCAGCTCTGAGCGGTGTGCACACCGTGTGGGACTTCCTGTTCGGTGAGCCCACCGACGTTGTCACACCGGCCCGCACGGTGGTGAACAAGTCCGCTGTGGTGTCCTCGTTCGCCGAGGATTACGTGACAACCTGGCTGACCGCGACCGCAGCCACCGCGGCCTCCCTGAACCAATTCGTCTCGGTCAACCCCGCCGACTTGAACCTGCCCACGACTCCCGCCGTGGTCCTGGGATCGCCGTCAGTGGTCGCCGTGACCTACGAAGGAAACGCCGGCAAAGACGCTGAGGCCGAGGTTTTTTCAGTTGTCGTCGGTATCAACGAACGCCCGTACGAATCAGCCTCACCGACCCGCTACCTGTACCGGGTGCCGGTGCTGTGGTCGCGTTTCGGGCCCCGGGCCACGGGACTGCCTTTTCAGGTCAGCGGGCCCGGCCCGGGCGCCAACCTGGGCGTGGCATATCCGAGCACACTCGCGAGCACCGACAACGCCTACCAGGTGGTGTCGGGATTCATCACCGCCTACCTCACCGGCACCGGCGATGTCGCCCGCTATGTGACCACCGACTCCCTGCTGGTCGGCATCGGCGCGCCCTATCTGGCGCGCAAGGACGACAAGGGCAACCCGCTGCCATTGGTCACCTCGGTCACCGCGACCGGACCGGTGCCGGCCCAACCCGCCGAGGGCCAAACCGTTCAAGTCTTGGCGCAGGTGACCGCCCTGACCTCGCAGTACGCCAACGTCGCCATGACCTACCCGTTGACGTTGCGGGGCGTGGGCGGCCACTGGTCAGTGGCCGGGATCGACCGCGCACCGCTGCTCTCCAGTGACGACAACATCACCCCGGTGGCGCCACCGAGCGCCACGCCGACGAATTAGACAGTGCAACAACACCTCTGAGAAAGGCCCCTGACATGATCACGACTACACTCGCCGCTGGTGACCTCTTCACCGCGATCCCGAACCTGTTCAATGACGCCCTGATGCCGGGCGCCCTCTGCTTGATTGCGGCGGGCATTGTCGGCGCAATCGTTGGCCTGCACAAAGGTTTTGGAACCGCAGCAGGCAAGCTAATCGGCGGTATCACATTGGCCGCCATCGCGCTCGGTTCTGTCGGGCTGACCGTGTCAATCGATCACACCCTCAATAAGCACGGCGGCAACGTCCTCACCGGTCAGTACGGACAGTAATCACAGCACCCGCCGCCACACACCTGTAGATGGGGGAAACCACGATGGCAGAAGAGTCCGTGCAGACAGCGAAATCGTTCGCTGATGTGCTGAACTTCCCGAAACGGCTGGGCTTTCTCGACGAGCACACCCGGCTGTGGCTCGGACCATGGGGTCTGTGGGACGGTGCTGTATTCCTTATTGGCCTGGCCGTCACCGGCGGGGGGATGTACGTCTGGTTCGACGACGGATATGCGCGCTGGATCTGCATGTTCGGCCTGATGTTCACTGCCATAGCGACCTATGCAGCGCGTCAGGTCCCCATCTCGCGACCCTCCCCGCGATATCGACTGTGGTGGGCGTTGAACTGCTTCATCGGCAGCCAGTCCCGCGCTGCGCTCTCAGGCAAACGTGACGTGTGGAAGTCACCCCCCAAAGCGGTCATCGACAATCTGGTGTTCACCAGGGGCGGCGTGTACGCCGATTTCATCCTCGCCGAACAACCCAGCGGGATGCAGCGTTTCGACGCGCGGCGCGCTGTCGCCGCCGATCACCGGCCGCTGGTGCGCCAATTGCCGTCAGGGATCGTGTTCTGGGGCATCTCACCCCGCGTCGACGCCAAGCGGCTGCAGCAGCGCATGATCGCCGGCCGCGAAGATCAACCGCGCTGGATCCGCGAAGTGCGCGAGTGGGAGCCCTTCCTGACCGAGAACCCCTTCTACGAGCAGGTGTTCGGCGTGCGTGTTCCGGTGGACGCGGGGATGGCGGGTCGCACAGCGACCGGTTCGCTGGCCAAGCTGACCAGCGCGGTTATCGGCCGTGACGAAGATGCCCCCGAGAGCCTGGACGCGCTGCGCGAAATGGTCGCCGAAATCCTGGGCAAGATCCCGGCAACCTTCGCACCGCGTCCGGCCACCCCACAACAGATCATGTGGCTCTACCAGCGGCACTGGACCCGCGGCGCGCACACCCAGCCCTTTCCCCATGAAGCTGGGGGGCCGCGTCGGCTGGCGGGAAAGGACTTCGCCTGGATGATGCCGGTTGACTTCGACGAGGGCGACCAGCAGCGGCGTAAACAGCACCGCTCCTGGTGGCGGCGACTGTTCCCGTCGTTTCGTCCACTGCTGGTGCTGCGCGGACCATCCGGGGAGAGCTACCAGAGCATGCTCGCCGTGGCCGAGTTGCCGCGTGGCGGCCTGAGCTTCCCGGGCGCAGAGATTTTGCAGGCGGCCTACGACGTCGACATCACCGCTGACGTCGACTGGTACCAACACGTCAGCATCACTACCCGAGAACAAGAACTGAGTGCCGTCGACCGCGCACAACGCAACCTCGACGACCAGTCCTTCCAGATGTCAGGCACTCGCGACGCCGACCTGGCCCGACGCTACGCCGCCGGTGAGGAATACGAACAAGCGCTCAACGCCAGCCAACTGGAACGCGGCGTACACGCTACGACGGTTCTCGCCGTCGGCGCGGCGACCGCAGCGCACCTCACCGACGCCGTCCAGCAGCTCAAGACCCATTTCGCGGAGGAACTAGGCACCGCGCTGTCGGCGCGCCACGGCGCACAGGCGTCTTTATGGCAGCTTGGCCAGCCAGGCAGCGAAGGCAACGCCCCACGAAGCCAATTCAAGCAACCCACCACGACCGAGCAGTGGGCCCGGTACGCCCCGCTGGTCGGCTCCCCGCTGGGCCACGACACGGGCATTCTGTTCGCCGCCAACCTAGCCACCCAACGTCCCCGGCCGGTCCTGCTGGACTTCGAGGGCTTCAAGGACCGCCGTGGCGCGCCCGGCATGTTGTGGATCGGACCTCCCGGCGGGGGAAAGTCGCTGTCCTGCAAGCGCGTTGTCGACGCGCTTATCAAGCGAGGTCATCAAGCGTCGATCATCGATCCGGGCACGCTGGGGGAGTGGATCCCCGCACTGGCGCACCACGGCGACCGTGTCCTCACCATCAACCCCTACACCAGCCGGTGGTCGCTAGACGGGTTACGGATCTTTCCGCGGGAGCACGCCGTCGAGCACACCCTCGATCACCTGCTGCCCATGATGGGCATGGACGCCGTGTCGGCGCCGGCGCGCCAGTTGGGACGGCTCCTTCGGCCCGATGAGCGGGTGGCCGATTCACTCGGCGAGCTGGTGCGCTACTTCAAGAGTCTCGACCGCGCCGCCTACGCCGAGTACGAGGAACTGGCCGACAGCCTGATCTATTTCTCCGAAAAAGACTATCTGCGTGCGATGTTCGACGAATCGTTGCCGGTACCACCGATCGCCGATATGGACGCGGTGATCTGGCAGATGGCCGGCCAGGAGTTACCGACGACCTCCGAAACCGATCAGGTACACCTCTACAAGCGCCAATCACCGCGCGCCCGCGCTGGTTTGGCGATCTACGGCATGATCGCCTCTTTGACGCGACTGTCCTACACCGGAGCTGGCCGCCGCCCGGGCGCGTTCGGTTTCCTGGTCACCGAGGAGGCCCGCGAGTACTTCGCGTCCCCGGTCGGCCGTAAGGACGCCGAGCGCATGGGCAATCAGGGCCGCAAGGAACGCTACGGCCTGCTCGGCATCTCGCAATACCTCGAGCACTTTGACGGCATCGGCATCCAGAACCTGCCGATGCGGGTGATCACCCCGTTCAAGCCCACGGACCTCGACTATGCGAAGGCGACCTTCAAACGGCTGGGAATCGACCCGGGCGAGTACCCCGAAGTGCTGCGAACGCAGGTCCAACCCGGTCGCGGGTGGGCCTACCTGTTCGACGATCTCGGGCGGATTGGGCTAGTGGACATGCTGCCGCCGGTTCAAACGAACCTCCTGGATGCCTTCGACACCCGCGACATGGAAGTCCAAGGGCAGGAGCGGGCCGCATGACCGAGCTGCTAGCCGCGTGGCTATACACGCGACCCCGGATCCGCCGCGTCTGGTTTGTGGTGCAGGCGATCTGGTGTGCTTCCCTGTTGGCTGTTGCGACCGCACCGACGGCCACCGCCGACACCCTGGGCTCGGCCTGGTCGTTCACCGGGCTGCACGACAGCTACGGCGTTCCGATCGGCCAGCACTTCGTGTCACTGCCGCCGCTGATGGAAATGATCGGCTCCAACGGCCCGGAATTTGGCGTCGACCCAACCACCTGGGGACCGGCCATCATGTCGTCGCTCAACACCTCCATGACCTACGCCCAACTCAACATGGTCCTGGCCTGGGAAACCGCGTTTCTGATCGGAGTGTGCTCGGTGGGCATCTGGCTCATCAAGTTCGCGCTAGGCGTGCTGTGGCTGGCCTGGTTGGGCGCGATCGCCTCCCCGATCGTGGACACCATGAAAGCGATGATCGAACGGATGCACCTGTTCGAAGGTGGCATCTTATTCTCCATCGTCGTCGGCGGAATCCTCTGCCTCACCACAGGTTTCAGCACCGGAATCGGCATCATCTTGGGCGGCTTCGTAGCCTTGCTGCTGTTCTGGCTGCTGCTGCGGGACCCCACCGGCGAGCTGATCAGCGACAACGGACTGCTCGGCATCGGCCGATCACTGGGCTTCTCCCTGGCCCAGGGGGTTGTCCACAACGGCCCTGTCGCCGCAGGCGGCACCAGCGCCCAGCTCGACACCCTCACCTCCTGGATGGTCGACGTGCTCGTCCGAGACATGGTGGAGCTGGTCAACTTCGGTCAACTCATCGACGACATCCCGGGGTGTGCGAGCGCCTACAACGGTGCGCTCCTCAATGGCAGCGGCGCCGCTCAAGCGGTGAAGTCCTGCGCTCCCAACGCCTACGCCCACGCCCTACACCTCGACGCCACCACCGCCGGGTTGTTCTTCATCATCAATTGCCTCGTCCTACTGATTCTGTGGGCGCTCGACTACATGGGCATCGAGGCGTTCCGGGTCGGCTTTAAGGCCTTCTGGAATCTGTTCATCGTCGTCCCCGCCGTAGCTATTGCAGCGTTCCCCGGCCCGCCCCGACAATTCGCCAAAAAAGCCGCCGGCCGGATGCTGTTGCACGGCGCGGAAATGATGGCCGCCACCGCCGGTCTGGGCATCCTCGTCTTGGTCATGGCCAGCGTCACCCGCGGAACACTGCCGGGAACGATCGGCATGACCGCGCCACTGGCCAAGGTGCTGGTGATGGTGCTTCTTGCCGTCGTGGGTTCTTTGGCCTTCCGCTTCGCCCTACTGCGGGCCTTCGGCGATCACGGGATTCCGGGCCCTGTGCGGGTAGCCAGGGGCGGATACCGTGCGGTCACCGGAACCGCCCGCACCGTCAACGAGGTCGAGTACAGCGGCCGGGTGCTCAACACGTGGCGTGGACGTCTCAAAGACCGCCGCAACCAGTCGGTATCCGGTCAGGGGCAGGGTGAGCACGGCGGCCCAGGCGCACAGCCGCCAGGCCGCAAGGCACACCCCCCGACCAGCGGGCCCGGACGACGCAACGGGCCAGACCCACGCTTCGGTAGCGCCCCGACCCCCTCACGCCCGGGCGGCGGTCCAGGAAGCGGAAGCGGGGGCGGCGTCCCAGCGCGCGGGCCCGCAGCACCCACGTCGGGAGCATCGGCTACTGGTGGCCAGGCGGCCACCCGAGCCGCCGCCACACGCGGTGCCGCCGAAGTGGCAGCCCCCGAGGTCGCAATCCCCGTCGCCGCGGCCGCGTCGCTGCGTTCCCGCGCCCGTGCCCACCACCACGACAGCCGCGAGGCACATGCACCGGCCCGGTCACAGGGTGGATCGCCGCCGCAGAACACCGCAGTCAACTCCTATCGAAACCGCGACGCACACAACGACGTACCGATGACGCGGCCACCGAGGCCGGATCAACCAGATCCCGGTGATCAACCACCACCAGGGCGCTCAACGCCCAACCCGTAGCCGGGTAGCACCCCTAACCGTCTTTTGCCTCAACCGAGGAGGACCACCATGACTTTGGCCATCTCTGACCATCACGCTGACCTGTGGACACCCCCTACGTCAGCACCGCAGCCGCGCATGCAGCGCGCAGACCTACCGGTGCCCCGTGGGGCGATATCAATCGCGCCCGGTTCAGCGTTCGCCAACCCCTACGACACCCCGGCACTGACCGATGATCAGCGTCTCGGAGCGCTCGTGCGCTACGCGGTGACTCTCGCCGGCCAAGCAGACCGACTCCCTGAGATCGCCGCCCTGCGGGGGCGGGACCTATCGTGCACCTGCGCGTTGGGCGATCCAGGATGTCATCGCAGCGTGTTGCTGGACCTGGCCAACCCGCCGAGCTCGCTCTACGCCGCGACCGGTAGCGCAATGGGCCTCACCTTGCGCCGCCCCTGGGCCTCCCTGCTGCTTGTCCCGGAACGACTGAGTGGCAAGACAATCGAGAACCGAACATGGTCAACCGACTACCGCGGACCGGTGCTCATCTACGGCGGCACCCGCATCGACAACGCGGGGGTGAGGGCAGCCAGCAACGCCGGCATGAACGCCGAGTGGCACACCCGCCAGCAGGGGTGGCTGGGCGCGGCGGTCCTGGTCGACGTGCACCGCTCTCGCGGGTGCTGCCGACCGTGGGGCCAGCCGAAAGGCCGTCCCGACGTGCCGGTCTATCACTGGGTGTTCATCCATCCCCACCGCCTCGCTGACCGCACCTGGGGCCGCGGTTTCGTCGGTTTGCGACCCACCCCGTGGTCGGTTCTGGTCCGACGCAGCCTGCTCAACCCCACCACCAAGAAAGGAGGGCACTAGCGATGACTGCCCTGTTCGATCACGACATCTACAGCGACGACCACAGCGACCGAGCAGCGCAGGACCGCGAAGCGCTGCGGGTGGAGGCGGAAAAGAAAGCCCAGGAGCGGGCACGGGAGCGCCGCAATAAGCTTGTCCGTCGAGTCGATGTACTCGACGAACTGCTCGACGGTGAGGTGGAGTTCCTGGCCGGTTCGCCGTCGA contains these protein-coding regions:
- a CDS encoding FAD-dependent monooxygenase, which gives rise to MAEHQVVVAGAGPTGLTLAGELALGGVDVAVIERRTDRDLVGSRAGGMTPRTIEVLDQRGIADRFLAEGILGQNGHYAGLFFDVSDLATRHNYGLALLQYRVETVLADWITELGVPIHYGREVTGFTQDEAGVDAAMSDGSALRGDYLVGCDGGRSVVRKQAGIDFPGWEPSISCLVADVHMTREPPWGLHRRGGFHSFFAFDGEDTVRVMVAEPYVGIAAEPTLADLRAALVAVCGTDYGIRSATWISRFTDATRQAATYRTGRVLLAGDAAHIHFPIGGQGLNTGIQDAVNLGWKLAQVVRGLSGEELLDSYHAERHPVGARVLHNTMAQTALNGPGERTDALRDTVAELLALHETRTRIAAMMCGLDIHYNLGDGHPLLGRRIPDLDLQTPSGPTRLFTFLHQARGVLLKFGGLPWDFDITPWSDRVSMFDVYYNGTWQLPVFGNVAAPTAVLVRPDGYVAWVAEGSTAGLSNALDTWFT
- a CDS encoding DinB family protein, coding for MEPTVTTWSIPQTTTGAERRLVESALDRNRAELVNTVRGLSNADARRRCVASMTTPIGLLKHAAVAERIWFQHILGGVPKHECGGGTTAGDTSFLVEDGETVADVIAEFETASERSRVIAAKFDLDEVRTHPHLGNINLRFIYLLAIEDLARHAGHGDILREQIQHPLPW
- a CDS encoding conjugal transfer protein, translated to MKLNRTWTGRVSTTSSALRRYGTIALIVLAALSGVHTVWDFLFGEPTDVVTPARTVVNKSAVVSSFAEDYVTTWLTATAATAASLNQFVSVNPADLNLPTTPAVVLGSPSVVAVTYEGNAGKDAEAEVFSVVVGINERPYESASPTRYLYRVPVLWSRFGPRATGLPFQVSGPGPGANLGVAYPSTLASTDNAYQVVSGFITAYLTGTGDVARYVTTDSLLVGIGAPYLARKDDKGNPLPLVTSVTATGPVPAQPAEGQTVQVLAQVTALTSQYANVAMTYPLTLRGVGGHWSVAGIDRAPLLSSDDNITPVAPPSATPTN
- a CDS encoding ATP-binding protein, with protein sequence MAEESVQTAKSFADVLNFPKRLGFLDEHTRLWLGPWGLWDGAVFLIGLAVTGGGMYVWFDDGYARWICMFGLMFTAIATYAARQVPISRPSPRYRLWWALNCFIGSQSRAALSGKRDVWKSPPKAVIDNLVFTRGGVYADFILAEQPSGMQRFDARRAVAADHRPLVRQLPSGIVFWGISPRVDAKRLQQRMIAGREDQPRWIREVREWEPFLTENPFYEQVFGVRVPVDAGMAGRTATGSLAKLTSAVIGRDEDAPESLDALREMVAEILGKIPATFAPRPATPQQIMWLYQRHWTRGAHTQPFPHEAGGPRRLAGKDFAWMMPVDFDEGDQQRRKQHRSWWRRLFPSFRPLLVLRGPSGESYQSMLAVAELPRGGLSFPGAEILQAAYDVDITADVDWYQHVSITTREQELSAVDRAQRNLDDQSFQMSGTRDADLARRYAAGEEYEQALNASQLERGVHATTVLAVGAATAAHLTDAVQQLKTHFAEELGTALSARHGAQASLWQLGQPGSEGNAPRSQFKQPTTTEQWARYAPLVGSPLGHDTGILFAANLATQRPRPVLLDFEGFKDRRGAPGMLWIGPPGGGKSLSCKRVVDALIKRGHQASIIDPGTLGEWIPALAHHGDRVLTINPYTSRWSLDGLRIFPREHAVEHTLDHLLPMMGMDAVSAPARQLGRLLRPDERVADSLGELVRYFKSLDRAAYAEYEELADSLIYFSEKDYLRAMFDESLPVPPIADMDAVIWQMAGQELPTTSETDQVHLYKRQSPRARAGLAIYGMIASLTRLSYTGAGRRPGAFGFLVTEEAREYFASPVGRKDAERMGNQGRKERYGLLGISQYLEHFDGIGIQNLPMRVITPFKPTDLDYAKATFKRLGIDPGEYPEVLRTQVQPGRGWAYLFDDLGRIGLVDMLPPVQTNLLDAFDTRDMEVQGQERAA
- a CDS encoding DUF4326 domain-containing protein, which produces MTLAISDHHADLWTPPTSAPQPRMQRADLPVPRGAISIAPGSAFANPYDTPALTDDQRLGALVRYAVTLAGQADRLPEIAALRGRDLSCTCALGDPGCHRSVLLDLANPPSSLYAATGSAMGLTLRRPWASLLLVPERLSGKTIENRTWSTDYRGPVLIYGGTRIDNAGVRAASNAGMNAEWHTRQQGWLGAAVLVDVHRSRGCCRPWGQPKGRPDVPVYHWVFIHPHRLADRTWGRGFVGLRPTPWSVLVRRSLLNPTTKKGGH